In one Sebastes umbrosus isolate fSebUmb1 chromosome 13, fSebUmb1.pri, whole genome shotgun sequence genomic region, the following are encoded:
- the LOC119500805 gene encoding immunoglobulin superfamily member 3-like: MKCSLQSLLRANLLFCLGLLLHWGEASVHTEVQAGPLYRMVGSPLSISCNVSGFANNSTQKDIEFRITKPANTNFEINIISSGNSNFGYAGYTQRVRNKGITLTHLTPNTVLFEIKSLEKGDEGEYHCSVINPPGHDYYGTYSATTKVKVIDNSLSVSSPAPTSLNYNEGDALTFTCQASSNTVQHTHLSLAWYLCKEEDKANAQPIISLDRDFTLNPGSGFEGRYQAGQIRLDKTGEATYKLNMAHLELSDQGRIYCQAQEWIQDPDRSWYTIAQKDAEETTLNVKAREVAPDTSSLVVRVSAQSETLQEGQELSLSCNVVTQNLKERFFSVAWLRGSVELARIGPTGILTAGPEYSGRVKEGELRAARTGDGDYRLILQPVRTEDQGEYICRAWLQDRGQDGTFTPGAAQDSSSQLVSISATESGLSVKMQNTSGVNEGDRLELTCKVQGVKGQLSVAWQRKSTSAAAFTSVVSLSQEGVMEKAQEFTSRKVKAMRPAIDTFTLELDEVTLSDAGVYQCAVSEWMTNSKTNSQSQNAAVTVAPTDSFVKLSLKSRNNVVTVGEDVGLMCLVKGPRVPITLTWSLQRDASTLDNILVMYSDGAISWSGDQHRYQLKVENNQNGVVHYLIINGASRREAGSYQCSVSVFLENVHKKLPPSNLLAVLVQDPVSKLKLTTTPTLTRNINTDIEIKCSVSSEPSASSRYAVTWLLHQQAGNKTIVSSDQDALVTFGPQVQLSQRQRISMKRTKGPSFELSIRQARTSDGGSYVCEVVECLQDPHGDWYQLSPVSKTTKLTVIEPANDLSLDKEQPLPAMEGDEVELKCNITSGASGPSFLYKIAWLYTGHDGSTKALVELDHRGLLSYPKNQELTGLQGRLRLSRPTQSSFSLGIQSAREGDSGTYQCQVEQYQLDEGRWQQKASDSTGPITLTVNVTENNLSILKEEKKLNMSSSQDLLIPCHITKQSSTESEFQVTWLRQKETETEQPIFTAYRNSTFQDRFGKGDQLRFGHPLPNHFSLTVLKPSPEDSGRYFCEVEEWLPSLSRGWMNVAVEKSGYLTVNVYAEGDAVSEAECKSNMWMGILIATVICSLLVVVLLVLKMCWGKGSGGKKSGTDLWTEEHPLNTKPSGEI; the protein is encoded by the exons ATGAAGTGTTCCCTGCAATCTCTTTTGAGAGCCAATTTGCTCTTTTGTCTGGGACTACTTCTGCACTGGG GAGAAGCCAGTGTGCACACCGAAGTGCAGGCTGGGCCTCTGTACCGCATGGTGGGCTCTCCGCTCTCCATCTCCTGCAATGTGAGCGGCTTCGCCAATAACAGCACTCAAAAGGACATTGAATTCCGCATTACGAAGCCTGCAAATACAAATTTTGAGATCAACATCATCAGCAGCGGAAACTCAAACTTCGGCTATGCCGGGTACACACAGCGTGTGAGGAACAAGGGTATCACTCTGACGCATTTGACTCCAAACACAGTCCTCTTTGAGATAAAAAGCCTAGAGAAAGGTGATGAAGGGGAATATCACTGTTCTGTAATCAACCCCCCAGGACATGATTATTATGGAACCTACAGCGCTACGACAAAAGTGAAAG TGATTGACAACTCCCTCAGCGTTTCATCACCTGCCCCCACCTCACTGAACTATAATGAGGGTGATGCTCTCACGTTTACATGCCAAGCCTCCAGCAACACCGTCCAGCACACCCACCTGTCTCTCGCCTGGTATCTCTGTAAAGAAGAAGACAAGGCCAACGCACAGCCTATCATTTCTCTGGATAGAGATTTCACACTGAATCCAGGCTCTGGGTTTGAAGGGCGTTACCAAGCTGGACAGATAAGGTTAGATAAAACGGGAGAGGCCACGTACAAGCTAAACATGGCTCACCTGGAGCTGTCTGACCAAGGCAGGATCTACTGCCAGGCTCAGGAGTGGATCCAAGATCCTGACCGCTCCTGGTACACTATAGCACAGAAGGATGCTGAGGAAACTACCCTGAATGTCAAAGCCAGAG AGGTGGCGCCAGACACGTCGTCTTTGGTGGTGAGAGTCTCGGCGCAGTCGGAAACTCTGCAGGAGGGGCAGGAGCTGTCGCTGTCATGCAACGTAGTCACGCAGAACCTGAAGGAGAGGTTCTTCTCTGTAGCATGGCTCAGGGGAAGCGTAGAACTGGCCCGCATTGGCCCTACAGGCATTCTGACTGCGGGGCCCGAGTACAGCGGGCGAGTGAAGGAAGGAGAGCTCAGGGCAGCCAGGACAGGGGACGGAGATTACCGTCTCATATTGCAGCCTGTCAGAACCGAGGACCAAGGGGAGTATATCTGTAGGGCATGGCTTCAGGACAGAGGCCAAGATGGGACCTTTACACCGGGTGCAGCACAGGACTCCAGCTCCCAGCTGGTCAGCATCTCAGCCACAG AAAGCGGGCTCTCGGTTAAAATGCAAAACACTAGTGGTGTTAACGAAGGTGACAGGCTGGAGCTCACCTGTAAAGTGcagggggtcaaaggtcagctctCCGTCGCCTGGCAACGCAAATCAACATCCGCGGCTGCGTTCACCAGTGTCGTCAGTCTAAGTCAGGAGGGTGTTATGGAGAAAGCGCAGGAGTTCACTAGTCGCAAAGTGAAGGCAATGCGTCCAGCGATTGACACCTTCACCCTGGAGCTCGATGAAGTCACGCTCTCTGATGCAGGCGTCTACCAGTGTGCTGTGTCCGAATGGATGACCAATAGCAAGACCAACAGCCAGTCACAGAATGCCGCTGTGACAGTGGCTCCTACAG ATTCCTTTGTGAAATTGTCTCTGAAAAGTCGCAACAACGTAGTGACTGTAGGAGAAGATGTGGGGTTGATGTGCCTGGTCAAAGGGCCACGTGTGCCAATAACACTGACTTGGAGCCTGCAGCGTGATGCCTCGACCCTAGATAACATCCTGGTGATGTACTCTGACGGAGCCATCAGCTGGTCTGGAGATCAGCACCGCTACCAGCTCAAAGTAGAAAACAATCAGAATGGAGTTGTTCACTATCTGATTATCAACGGCGCGAGCCGCAGGGAGGCAGGAAGCTACCAGTGTagtgtgtctgtctttctggAGAATGTACACAAGAAGCTGCCTCCGTCCAACCTGCTGGCTGTTTTGGTGCAGGACCCAG TGAGCAAGCTCAAATTGACCACCACCCCCACCTTGACGAGAAACATCAACACTGACATAGAAATTAAATGCTCAGTTAGCTCAGAACCCTCCGCGTCCTCCCGCTACGCTGTCACCTGGCTGCTCCATCAACAGGCAGGAAATAAGACCATTGTGAGCTCAGACCAGGACGCCCTGGTGACATTCGGACCCCAGGTTCAGCTGAGCCAAAGACAGCGAATCAGCATGAAGCGCACTAAGGGCCCTAGTTTTGAGTTGAGCATTCGGCAAGCTCGGACCTCAGACGGTGGCTCATACGTATGCGAGGTGGTGGAGTGCCTACAAGATCCTCATGGTGACTGGTATCAGCTCTCACCAGTGTCCAAAACCACAAAGCTAACAGTTATTGAGCCTG CCAATGACCTTAGTTTAGACAAAGAGCAGCCACTGCCTGCCATGGAGGGAGACGAGGTGGAGCTCAAGTGTAACATCACCTCAGGTGCATCCGGCCCTTCGTTTCTCTACAAAATCGCTTGGCTGTACACTGGACACGATGGAAGCACAAAAGCCCTGGTGGAGCTTGATCACAGGGGCCTGCTGAGTTACCCAAAGAACCAAGAGCTCACAGGCTTGCAGGGGCGGCTTCGTCTCTCCAGGCCCACTCAGAGCAGCTTCTCTCTGGGGATTCAGAGCGCCCGTGAGGGTGACAGTGGGACCTACCAGTGCCAGGTGGAGCAATATCAGCTGGATGAAGGTCGCTGGCAGCAAAAGGCCTCAGACAGCACTGGGCCCATCACGCTGACTGTAAACGTTACGG aaaacaacCTGTCCATTTTGAAGGAAGAAAAGAAGTTGAATATGAGCAGCTCCCAGGATCTCCTTATCCCCTGTCACATCACCAAACAGTCCAGCACGGAATCTGAGTTCCAGGTCACGTGGTTAAGGCAGAAAGAGACGGAAACTGAACAACCCATATTCACAGCATACCGCAACTCCACCTTTCAAGACAGGTTTGGGAAGGGTGATCAGCTAAGATTTGGCCACCCTCTACCCAACCACTTCAGCCTCACAGTCTTGAAGCCAAGTCCTGAAGATAGTGGCCGGTATTTCTGTGAGGTAGAAGAGTGGCTCCCATCTCTGTCTCGTGGGTGGATGAACGTTGCAGTGGAAAAGTCAGGATATTTGACTGTTAATGTCTATGCAGAAG GAGATGCCGTCTCTGAGGCAGAATGCAAGTCGAATATGTGGATGGGGATTCTCATAGCTACAGTCATCTGCTCACTGTTGGTCGTAGTCCTACTGGTGCTGAAGATGTGCTGGGGCAAGGGCTCAGGAGGAAAAAAGTCAGGCACAGATCTGTGGACAGAGGAGCACCCTCTGAACACCAAACCCAGCGGAGAGATCTGA